A genomic region of Streptosporangium lutulentum contains the following coding sequences:
- a CDS encoding RloB family protein — MSPRTPRSTKISTETRLGRSRNGTREERSTFLVLCEGKTEKDYFAGMRSRRGPQIEVDVPKGDHLAKVREAVDRVSSDYDAVWCILDTELDEELTAEMTREAGQSSVKLGLSTPCFELWLILHHVDCTRPFQSADAAKKKLKKIIPSWSEKNTRFADFADGVDTACDRARRLDPDGKEQLKNPSSNVWQLMAALQADSKQADPNPSCD, encoded by the coding sequence ATGTCCCCCCGGACACCCAGGTCTACGAAGATCAGCACTGAAACCCGCCTGGGCCGTAGTAGAAACGGAACAAGAGAAGAACGCTCTACCTTCCTGGTCCTGTGTGAAGGGAAAACCGAGAAAGATTACTTCGCGGGTATGCGCTCCCGGCGCGGCCCTCAAATCGAGGTAGACGTCCCCAAGGGGGATCATCTCGCTAAGGTACGTGAAGCGGTCGATCGTGTGTCGAGTGATTACGATGCCGTCTGGTGCATCCTGGACACAGAACTGGATGAGGAGCTCACCGCTGAGATGACGCGCGAGGCAGGGCAGAGCTCAGTCAAACTGGGCCTTTCCACACCGTGCTTTGAGCTCTGGCTGATCCTTCACCACGTCGACTGTACGAGGCCGTTCCAGTCGGCCGATGCCGCCAAGAAAAAACTGAAAAAGATCATCCCCTCCTGGAGTGAGAAAAACACCCGGTTCGCCGACTTCGCAGACGGGGTCGACACCGCATGTGACAGAGCCCGAAGGCTCGATCCTGACGGCAAAGAGCAGCTGAAGAACCCCTCGTCCAACGTCTGGCAGCTGATGGCAGCTCTCCAAGCCGATTCGAAACAGGCCGACCCCAACCCTTCGTGCGACTGA
- a CDS encoding sugar transferase: MDAFCWAMDERPFGQDDLGRALLEGHPETGVPGFARIRDDLLKDLVMAVNLLRGMAAGMVVTGDRYATAEAANTGIPYARPYPEWLREPEEYKPKLGPSGLPTTTPPPDFVSQAIWFLESVGFGAAWPDADLDGVTRLRNAATALGYVISDVQEQIAGQAGRVAGAGFGPATAVAAFERAARVVHGEGGQLADLRRQCEHLAYCGQIAYDAIVKARRQFVASAVFVLALMLLSKLLAPQLGLLLDVAVRKLLRLEGLALRITLLVIRQAALGAMFSGGLSAINQLFTTGDIDAAKLVRDVYHGALAGGLMAGAHVALPALLRRGGPALTGLAEAMESATWERAFSRVLVGGAVSTTVLATAGWASGAGWNWKHAAEMGFGMAVLSTGAALSSRAWPAPSYASLQGRAWKQSPAKRWHDVKWALGILTITAPAVSAFALAKFAEDRKNPFFLQKRVGQFGREFNIAKGRSMSATDGKDSSLGASDSRRTKVGEVWARTSLDEFVQLAYNVLHKSDMSVINDRPLLGATRQETIAALGPTLGPRWNEADLAGKPGLFGPFPNKIVELGLKPKTDAFDIQRGHTGIWHDKTASLRSDRSILWEFISTYISRIS, from the coding sequence GTGGACGCGTTCTGCTGGGCGATGGATGAGCGGCCCTTCGGTCAGGACGATCTGGGCCGGGCGTTGCTCGAGGGCCATCCCGAGACAGGTGTTCCGGGGTTCGCCCGGATCCGTGACGACCTTCTGAAAGACCTGGTCATGGCGGTGAACCTGCTACGCGGGATGGCTGCCGGGATGGTCGTCACCGGGGACAGGTATGCCACAGCCGAGGCGGCGAACACCGGGATTCCATACGCGCGGCCGTACCCGGAATGGCTGAGGGAGCCGGAAGAGTACAAGCCTAAGCTGGGCCCGAGCGGCCTGCCGACGACCACGCCACCACCTGACTTCGTGAGCCAGGCGATCTGGTTCCTCGAGTCTGTGGGATTCGGCGCCGCGTGGCCGGATGCCGATCTCGACGGTGTGACGCGGCTGCGCAATGCCGCGACGGCGCTGGGATACGTGATCAGCGATGTTCAGGAGCAGATCGCCGGGCAGGCCGGGCGTGTGGCCGGGGCCGGGTTCGGGCCGGCCACGGCCGTGGCCGCGTTCGAACGGGCCGCTCGGGTGGTGCACGGCGAGGGCGGGCAGTTGGCGGACCTGCGGCGGCAGTGCGAGCATCTCGCCTACTGCGGCCAGATCGCCTATGACGCGATCGTCAAGGCCAGACGGCAATTCGTGGCATCCGCGGTGTTCGTACTGGCACTGATGCTCCTATCAAAGCTCCTGGCCCCCCAGCTCGGCCTGCTCCTCGACGTTGCGGTGAGAAAGCTTCTCCGACTGGAGGGCCTGGCACTGCGGATCACCTTGCTGGTCATCCGGCAGGCCGCGCTGGGCGCGATGTTCTCCGGCGGACTGAGCGCGATCAATCAGTTATTCACCACCGGCGACATCGATGCGGCGAAGCTGGTTCGGGATGTATATCACGGAGCGCTCGCCGGCGGGTTGATGGCCGGTGCGCACGTCGCGCTGCCCGCGCTCCTGCGCCGAGGCGGGCCCGCGCTCACCGGCCTGGCCGAGGCCATGGAGTCGGCTACGTGGGAGCGGGCATTCTCCCGGGTCCTGGTCGGCGGGGCGGTGAGCACAACCGTGCTGGCGACCGCGGGATGGGCCAGCGGTGCCGGCTGGAATTGGAAGCACGCCGCCGAGATGGGATTCGGCATGGCCGTTCTCAGCACCGGTGCGGCACTCAGCTCCCGAGCCTGGCCTGCCCCAAGCTATGCGAGCCTGCAGGGCAGAGCCTGGAAGCAGAGTCCGGCCAAGCGGTGGCATGACGTCAAGTGGGCCTTGGGGATTCTCACGATCACCGCTCCTGCGGTCTCGGCCTTCGCGCTCGCGAAGTTCGCCGAGGACAGAAAGAATCCCTTCTTCTTGCAGAAACGGGTTGGCCAGTTCGGCCGCGAGTTCAACATCGCCAAGGGCCGTTCGATGAGTGCAACCGATGGTAAGGACAGCAGCCTCGGCGCATCGGATTCACGGCGTACAAAGGTCGGCGAAGTTTGGGCGAGGACCAGTCTCGATGAGTTTGTCCAACTGGCTTACAACGTCCTCCATAAAAGTGACATGTCGGTCATAAATGACCGACCGCTCTTGGGCGCCACCAGACAGGAGACAATAGCGGCCCTCGGCCCCACTCTCGGTCCGCGTTGGAACGAAGCGGATCTGGCTGGAAAGCCCGGACTGTTCGGCCCGTTCCCCAACAAGATCGTCGAACTCGGGCTCAAGCCGAAGACAGATGCGTTCGACATTCAACGAGGCCACACGGGCATCTGGCATGACAAAACCGCGAGCCTGCGTTCGGACCGGAGTATCCTTTGGGAGTTCATTTCCACTTACATAAGTCGAATTTCCTAA
- a CDS encoding maltokinase N-terminal cap-like domain-containing protein, with protein MLTELLTGWITHQRWFAGKGRPIDDLTVESDVELSPGLRHLIISVRQAGADDRYQLLLGSGAEESARFKPAHIGDGYYDAAYDAELTGTLLQAMASGRDLGPLRFRHLEGTEIDTSLRSLVLGAEQSNTSLVYGGTYICKLFRRLTPGVNPELEIVTALARRHSTHIAQPYGWIETDLDGEPTTLAMTQEFLSNANDGWALALASVRDLYASLNPSAAEAGGDFSAEACRLGMATARVHHELAAAFPTEVIEAQEVKRMIEDHRRRLALAVAEVPALGAYAQVAEEAYQRVTDAAREMPVQRVHGDYHLGQVMRTTSDWVILDFEGEPGQPIAERRALASPLRDVAGMLRSFDYAALHLLADHPDADGLRPRAVEWAELNRASFLAGYSAGGGHLRPEDAVLLRALELAKAAYEVIYEARNRPTWLPIPMAAFQPDR; from the coding sequence GTGTTGACGGAGCTCCTTACCGGCTGGATCACCCATCAACGATGGTTCGCCGGTAAGGGGCGGCCGATAGACGATCTCACCGTCGAATCGGACGTCGAACTCTCCCCCGGCCTGCGCCACCTGATCATCTCCGTGCGCCAGGCCGGGGCGGACGACCGCTACCAGCTCCTGCTCGGCAGCGGGGCGGAGGAGTCCGCCCGCTTCAAGCCCGCCCACATCGGCGACGGCTACTACGACGCCGCCTACGACGCCGAACTCACCGGCACCCTGCTCCAGGCGATGGCCTCAGGCCGCGACCTCGGACCGCTCCGCTTCCGCCACCTGGAGGGAACGGAGATCGACACCTCGCTCCGCAGCCTGGTGCTGGGCGCCGAGCAGTCGAACACCTCCCTGGTGTACGGCGGCACCTACATCTGCAAGCTGTTTCGCCGCCTGACCCCTGGCGTCAACCCCGAGCTGGAGATCGTCACCGCCCTGGCGCGCCGCCACAGCACGCACATCGCGCAGCCGTACGGCTGGATCGAGACCGACCTCGACGGCGAGCCGACCACACTGGCGATGACCCAGGAGTTCCTGTCCAACGCCAACGACGGCTGGGCCCTGGCCCTGGCCAGCGTCCGCGACCTCTACGCCTCGCTCAACCCCTCGGCCGCCGAGGCGGGCGGCGACTTCAGCGCCGAGGCCTGCCGCCTCGGCATGGCCACCGCCCGGGTCCACCACGAGCTGGCCGCCGCGTTCCCCACCGAGGTGATCGAGGCGCAGGAGGTCAAGCGGATGATCGAGGATCACCGCCGCCGCCTGGCCCTCGCGGTCGCCGAGGTCCCGGCGCTCGGCGCGTACGCCCAGGTCGCCGAGGAGGCCTACCAGCGGGTCACGGACGCGGCCCGGGAGATGCCCGTCCAGCGCGTCCACGGCGACTACCACCTCGGTCAGGTGATGCGCACCACCTCCGACTGGGTCATCCTCGACTTCGAGGGCGAGCCCGGACAGCCCATCGCCGAGCGCCGGGCCCTCGCCTCCCCGCTGAGAGACGTGGCCGGCATGCTCCGCTCGTTCGACTACGCCGCCCTTCACCTGCTGGCCGACCACCCCGACGCCGACGGGTTACGGCCCCGGGCCGTGGAGTGGGCCGAGCTCAACCGCGCGTCGTTCCTGGCCGGCTACTCCGCCGGAGGCGGGCACCTGCGCCCCGAGGACGCCGTACTGCTGCGCGCCCTGGAGCTGGCGAAGGCCGCCTACGAAGTGATCTACGAGGCCCGCAACCGCCCCACCTGGCTCCCGATCCCGATGGCCGCCTTCCAGCCGGACCGCTAG
- a CDS encoding AAA family ATPase: protein MLLSFRTANHRSLRDEQQLLLTLNYSSDSPADVDWDCVPVVGLFGANASGKSNVIDALIYMRNLVLGSLRESEPGTGIQRSPFALDPAMREEPSTYVVDLLIEKIRYTYGFSVDDTRVTEEWMYSYPRGRKRKIFHRDLDTYEPAEHSPESMKQVQEITESNVLFLSVAARSKQDLVRPVYDWFDGVLDRNPLMMRLPRSTESLNRFGYLDRLTSLLRAADTGIESAEIVDETDAEFAERTARRGGIARQGGTEGYPLRRRKDVFFQHRGENGTFPLGLRDQSFGTRALYEMGLPVFRSLDRGTLLIVDELDASLHPYLSAQLVKLFREPSTNPLGAQLIFTSHDATLLGRIQGEEVLHRDHVWFTEKDECGATELFSLSEFKPRRDENRERRYMTGRYGAVPIVNDEVFATALSRRGEAGDVPPDTQVYEDQH, encoded by the coding sequence ATGTTGCTAAGTTTCCGTACGGCCAACCACCGATCGCTCCGTGATGAGCAGCAGTTGTTGCTGACTCTCAACTACAGTTCCGACAGTCCGGCCGACGTTGACTGGGACTGCGTCCCCGTAGTCGGGCTTTTCGGCGCCAACGCCTCCGGCAAGTCCAACGTCATCGATGCGCTGATCTACATGCGAAACCTGGTGTTGGGATCACTCAGGGAGAGCGAGCCGGGCACCGGTATCCAGCGATCTCCCTTCGCGCTGGATCCCGCCATGCGGGAAGAACCGTCCACCTACGTGGTCGATCTCCTCATTGAAAAAATTCGGTACACATACGGATTTTCGGTCGACGACACGCGGGTGACCGAGGAGTGGATGTACAGCTATCCGCGGGGGCGGAAGCGCAAAATTTTTCATCGAGATTTGGACACCTACGAGCCTGCAGAGCATTCTCCGGAGTCCATGAAGCAGGTGCAGGAGATCACAGAGTCGAATGTGCTCTTCCTGTCTGTCGCGGCGAGATCGAAACAAGATCTGGTCAGGCCGGTTTACGACTGGTTTGATGGTGTTTTGGACCGAAATCCCCTGATGATGCGCCTCCCTCGGAGCACTGAGTCCCTCAATCGTTTCGGCTATCTCGATCGGCTGACGTCTTTGTTGCGGGCTGCGGACACCGGAATCGAATCGGCTGAGATCGTCGATGAGACGGACGCGGAGTTCGCCGAGCGAACCGCTCGTCGGGGAGGAATCGCTCGTCAGGGAGGGACCGAAGGGTATCCACTGCGACGGCGCAAGGACGTGTTCTTCCAACACAGAGGAGAAAACGGTACGTTCCCCTTGGGATTGAGAGACCAGTCCTTCGGAACGAGGGCCCTCTATGAAATGGGGCTCCCGGTCTTCAGGTCGCTCGATCGAGGAACCCTTCTCATTGTGGATGAACTCGACGCAAGTCTGCATCCGTATCTTTCGGCTCAACTGGTCAAGCTCTTCAGGGAACCGTCGACCAACCCCCTGGGGGCCCAGCTCATCTTCACCAGCCACGACGCCACACTGCTCGGCCGGATCCAGGGCGAGGAAGTGCTTCATCGAGACCACGTCTGGTTCACGGAGAAGGACGAATGCGGTGCGACGGAGCTGTTCTCGCTCTCTGAGTTCAAGCCGCGCCGGGATGAGAACCGAGAACGCAGATATATGACCGGCCGCTATGGCGCCGTCCCCATCGTCAATGACGAGGTTTTCGCTACTGCGCTCTCAAGGCGCGGAGAGGCAGGCGATGTCCCCCCGGACACCCAGGTCTACGAAGATCAGCACTGA
- the treS gene encoding maltose alpha-D-glucosyltransferase → MSQLPEPIPNTFDEEKPRDPYWFKRAVFYEVLIRGFSDSNGDGTGDIRGLIQKLDYLQWLGVDCLWLLPLYESPLRDGGYDIADFMKILPDFGDLGDFVKLVDEAHKRGMRVIADLVMNHTSDQHPWFQASRHDPEGPFGDFYVWHDDDELYKDARVIFVDTETSNWSHDPVRGQYYWHRFFSHQPDLNYENPDVQDAMLEVLRFWLDLGIDGFRMDAIPYLFEQDGTNCENLPKTHQYLKRVRSEIDRLYPDRVLLAEANQWPADVVEYFGDPATGGDECHMAFHFPLMPRIFMAVRRESRYPISEIMAQTPKIPEHCQWGIFLRNHDELTLEMVTDDERDYMYSEYAKDPRMRANVGIRRRLAPLLENDRNQIELFTALLLSLPGSPVLYYGDEIGMGDNIWLGDRDGVRTPMQWSPDRNAGFSDCDPGRLYLPVIMDPIYGYQAINVEAQQKSSGSLLHWTKRMIDIRKRHPVFGLGAFTELNSSNPSVLAYVREYGDDRVLCVNNLSRFPQPVELDLRRFEGSVPVETMGGVPFPAIGELPYLLTLPGHGFYWFTLPPVSQEA, encoded by the coding sequence GTGAGTCAGCTACCTGAGCCAATCCCGAACACCTTCGACGAGGAAAAGCCACGCGACCCCTACTGGTTCAAGCGTGCCGTCTTCTACGAGGTGCTCATCCGAGGGTTCTCCGACTCCAACGGGGACGGCACCGGAGACATTCGCGGTCTCATCCAGAAACTGGACTACCTCCAGTGGCTCGGTGTGGACTGCCTCTGGCTGCTGCCCCTTTACGAGTCACCGCTTCGCGACGGCGGTTACGACATCGCGGATTTCATGAAAATCCTCCCGGACTTCGGTGATCTCGGAGACTTCGTGAAATTGGTGGACGAGGCCCACAAGCGAGGCATGCGGGTCATCGCCGACCTGGTGATGAACCACACCAGCGACCAGCATCCCTGGTTCCAGGCCTCCCGCCACGATCCCGAGGGCCCGTTCGGCGACTTCTACGTCTGGCACGACGACGACGAGCTCTACAAGGACGCCCGGGTCATCTTCGTCGACACCGAGACGTCCAACTGGTCCCACGACCCGGTCCGGGGCCAGTACTACTGGCACAGGTTCTTCTCCCATCAGCCGGACCTCAACTACGAGAACCCGGACGTGCAGGACGCGATGCTGGAGGTGCTGCGGTTCTGGCTGGACCTCGGCATCGACGGGTTCCGGATGGACGCCATCCCCTACCTGTTCGAGCAGGACGGCACGAACTGCGAGAACCTTCCCAAGACCCACCAGTATCTGAAGCGGGTCAGGTCCGAGATCGACCGGCTCTACCCCGACCGGGTGCTGCTGGCCGAGGCCAACCAGTGGCCGGCGGACGTGGTCGAGTACTTCGGCGACCCGGCGACCGGCGGCGACGAGTGCCACATGGCGTTCCACTTCCCGCTGATGCCGCGCATCTTCATGGCGGTCAGGCGGGAGTCCCGGTACCCGATCTCGGAGATCATGGCCCAGACGCCGAAGATCCCCGAGCACTGCCAGTGGGGCATCTTCCTGCGCAACCACGACGAGCTCACGCTTGAGATGGTGACCGACGACGAGCGCGACTACATGTATTCGGAGTACGCGAAGGACCCCCGGATGCGTGCCAACGTCGGTATCAGGCGGCGGCTGGCCCCGTTGCTGGAGAACGACCGCAACCAGATCGAGCTGTTCACGGCGTTGCTGCTCTCCCTGCCCGGCTCTCCCGTGCTCTATTACGGGGATGAGATCGGGATGGGCGACAACATCTGGCTGGGCGACCGCGACGGCGTCAGGACCCCGATGCAGTGGAGCCCCGACCGCAATGCCGGATTCTCCGACTGCGACCCCGGGCGCCTGTATCTCCCGGTCATCATGGACCCGATCTACGGCTATCAGGCGATCAACGTCGAGGCGCAGCAGAAGAGCTCCGGCTCGCTCCTGCACTGGACCAAACGCATGATCGACATCCGCAAGCGCCATCCGGTCTTCGGTCTCGGCGCCTTCACCGAGCTGAACTCCTCCAACCCGAGCGTCCTCGCCTACGTGCGGGAGTACGGCGACGACAGGGTTCTCTGCGTCAACAACCTCTCCCGGTTCCCGCAACCGGTGGAGCTCGACCTTCGCCGGTTCGAGGGATCGGTCCCCGTCGAGACCATGGGCGGAGTTCCTTTTCCAGCGATTGGCGAGCTTCCGTATCTTTTGACGCTTCCTGGGCATGGGTTCTATTGGTTCACCCTGCCACCCGTATCCCAGGAGGCGTAA
- a CDS encoding DUF397 domain-containing protein, whose translation MDLSDELKTAAWRKATKSGSDQGNCLEVAPLSGGRVGLRDIEAPERAPFVVSAGVWDAVVDGAKKGEFDF comes from the coding sequence GTGGATCTGAGCGATGAGTTGAAGACCGCGGCCTGGCGCAAGGCCACCAAAAGTGGGTCTGACCAGGGAAACTGTCTGGAAGTCGCCCCGTTGTCGGGCGGGCGGGTCGGCCTGCGTGACATCGAGGCTCCCGAACGGGCACCCTTCGTGGTGAGTGCCGGTGTCTGGGACGCCGTCGTCGACGGCGCCAAGAAGGGCGAGTTCGACTTCTGA